In one window of SAR202 cluster bacterium DNA:
- a CDS encoding DUF1800 domain-containing protein, protein MTTDTALMAHLMRRAGFGAPYEELEARAAKGYEAAVEELLDPDAHSVPAVDAFLQYRYHPMTEVPRNGAQAQMGLMYQLLASQRPLESKMALFWHMVFATGDSKVDNANEMLRQMDTFRRMGRGNYRDLLVALSKDPAMIYWLDNNQNHKHAPNENWGRELLELFSMGQGNYTEDDVKVAARAFTGWTVKPKLPRTPFGRFLWDFEYVPQDHDDSEKAFLGHKGRFNGEDIIDIIVRQPATAQFIARHLYNFFVADEVQVPSWKEEPPRDPEAVQAIADVLVRSDYDLTATLRFIFNSDFFKTEKVWFGKVKSPAEVVVGTIRLVGDYKKPKTGVMSLAMETGFQGQALLDPPSVEGWHTGSEWIDTGSLVRRVNFMVDRLSDASMPGVQSIVQRLASEPSLTPDALVDRCLQYLGNLLVEPGTKKELVQHVEGNRRIREEKGVAELLGLIAATREFQFC, encoded by the coding sequence GCCAGAGCCGCCAAGGGCTACGAGGCCGCGGTGGAGGAGCTTTTGGACCCCGACGCCCACAGCGTTCCCGCTGTCGACGCCTTCCTCCAGTACCGCTACCACCCTATGACCGAGGTGCCTCGCAACGGCGCCCAGGCCCAGATGGGACTTATGTACCAGCTGCTGGCCTCGCAGCGGCCCCTGGAAAGCAAGATGGCGCTGTTCTGGCACATGGTCTTTGCTACGGGCGATTCCAAAGTCGACAACGCCAACGAGATGCTGCGGCAGATGGATACGTTTAGGCGTATGGGGCGCGGGAACTATCGCGACTTGCTGGTAGCGTTGTCCAAAGACCCGGCGATGATTTATTGGCTGGATAACAACCAGAACCACAAGCACGCGCCTAACGAAAACTGGGGCCGCGAGTTGTTGGAGCTGTTCTCCATGGGCCAGGGCAACTATACCGAGGACGACGTGAAAGTGGCGGCGCGCGCCTTCACCGGCTGGACCGTAAAGCCCAAGCTGCCGAGGACGCCTTTTGGCAGGTTCCTGTGGGACTTCGAGTACGTGCCCCAGGACCATGACGACAGCGAGAAGGCGTTCCTGGGCCACAAAGGGCGCTTCAACGGCGAGGATATTATCGACATCATAGTCCGCCAGCCCGCCACCGCCCAGTTTATCGCCCGCCACCTGTACAACTTCTTCGTGGCCGATGAAGTTCAGGTGCCATCCTGGAAAGAAGAGCCGCCGCGTGATCCCGAGGCCGTCCAGGCCATCGCCGATGTGCTGGTGAGATCAGACTACGACTTAACGGCAACACTGCGGTTTATATTCAACTCGGACTTCTTCAAAACTGAAAAGGTGTGGTTCGGCAAGGTGAAAAGCCCCGCCGAGGTGGTGGTCGGCACCATACGGCTGGTGGGCGACTACAAGAAGCCGAAGACCGGCGTCATGTCCCTGGCCATGGAGACGGGTTTTCAGGGCCAGGCCTTACTAGACCCGCCGAGTGTCGAAGGGTGGCACACCGGCAGCGAATGGATCGACACCGGTTCCCTGGTGCGCCGGGTCAATTTTATGGTGGACCGCCTCAGCGATGCCTCGATGCCAGGTGTGCAATCGATTGTTCAGCGCCTGGCCAGCGAGCCCAGCCTTACGCCTGACGCGCTAGTGGATAGATGCCTTCAATACCTAGGTAATTTGCTGGTAGAACCAGGCACTAAAAAAGAGCTAGTACAGCATGTTGAGGGTAACAGGCGCATACGGGAAGAAAAGGGCGTGGCAGAGTTGTTGGGCCTGATAGCGGCCACTCGCGAGTTCCAGTTCTGTTAG